In Ananas comosus cultivar F153 linkage group 10, ASM154086v1, whole genome shotgun sequence, the following proteins share a genomic window:
- the LOC109716810 gene encoding target of Myb protein 1-like, which yields MAGSLVERATSDTLIGPDWAMNIEICDIINRDPAQAKDVVKAIKKRIGHKNPKVQLLALTLLESLIKNCGDVVHVFVAKKDVLHQLVKIVKKKKSNYHVKEKILTLIDTWQEAFGGPSARYPQYYAAYQELLRAGAVFPKRTERSTSIFTPPQTQPLRTYPPSVRSADYEQEAPETSDGSTFPALSHIEIENARGIMDILAEMLNAIDPGNRAGVRQEIIVDLVNQCRTYKKRVVQLVNETSDERLLSQGLALNDDLQRVLATHDAIAAGIAVRVEKPKPSQAIVNVDYSVVAKQDANKELVKSSGASASTSINTSNQPPLQQLLLPAPPAESSGSATAPVMFDTTMDLLSGEDYNAPAPENSLALVPVNGPLAASTSTSTPSQNLALADSFPQSKTSNNNNNYIRANSINSLGSNPTFKASRAYFPPQHPPQPRQKSQPVVYQDGGTSNWVTFNDQASQLKLASSASNGQLAQGVNPQQQTLHYGRDDQGNALPPPPWEAQPSDHPGGMQLQPMPNILPGGMQSQPIQVGPIAPTGQLALLQPQPMQNAQLVGIYSTVYSQQMIGTQLVGVHQQPMYVYPQQQETQIYNQIVPVYATYANPNELSRRMKSLSMKHNASYGPMKPTPSSSTSTKQSDEPAKPRDNLFGDLLTFAKSKQNKPPAGTLKSL from the exons GCAAGCGAAAGATGTTGTAAAAGCAATCAAAAAGCGTATCGGGCATAAGAATCCGAAGGTTCAGCTTCTTGCTCTTACA CTGCTGGAGTCGCTGATTAAGAATTGTGGGGACGTAGTCCATGTGTTTGTCGCTAAGAAAGATGTGCTGCATCAGTTGGTCAAGatagtgaagaaaaaaaag TCTAACTATCATGTCAAGGAGAAGATACTAACATTGATAGATACCTGGCAAGAAGCTTTTGGTGGCCCAAGTGCAAGATATCCACAATACTATGCGGCATACCAAGAATTGTTG CGCGCGGGAGCTGTATTTCCCAAGAGAACCGAGAGGTCCACGTCTATATTTACTCCTCCACAGACACAGCCTCTAAGAACCTATCCTCCATCCGTGCGCAGTGCTGATTATGAACAGGAAGCACCTGAGACTTCTGATGGATCTACCTTTCCTGCTTTAAG CCATATTGAGATTGAAAATGCCCGTGGTATCATGGATATTCTTGCAGAGATGCTGAATGCTATAGATCCTGGTAACAGAGCG GGAGTCAGACAAGAGATAATTGTTGATCTTGTAAATCAATGTCGCACTTACAAGAAGAGAGTAGTACAACTCGTGAATGAGACCTC GGATGAAAGACTGCTTTCCCAGGGACTTGCTTTAAATGATGATTTGCAGCGTGTGCTAGCAACACATGATGCTATTGCTGCAGGAATTGCAGTTCGTGTGGAGAAACCAAAGCCTTCTCAGGCAATTGTTAATGTAGATTATTCTGTAGTCGCGAAACAGGATGCAAACAAAGAGCTGGTTAAGAG CTCTGGTGCAAGTGCAAGCACGAGCATAAACACAAGCAATCAACCTCCTCTTCAGCAATTATTACTACCCGCCCCTCCTGCAGAATCCTCTGGTTCAGCAACTGCTCCTGTAATGTTTGATACCACTATGGATCTTCTTAGTGGTGAAGACTATAATGCACCTGCACCTGAAAATTCACTAGCCCTCGTCCCTGTAAATGGTCCTCTGGCTGCTTCTACTTCCACTTCTACTCCCAGTCAAAACTTAGCTCTCGCTGATTCGTTTCCCCAAAGCAAGACCAGCAACAACAATAACAATTACATTCGGGCCAATTCTATCAACTCTTTGGGTTCAAATCCTACTTTTAAGGCATCGCGGGCATATTTTCCTCCTCAGCATCCGCCGCAGCCTCGGCAGAAATCACAGCCCGTGGTTTATCAGGACGGGGGAACTTCGAACTGGGTGACATTTAATGATCAAGCATCCCAACTGAAACTTGCAAGTTCTGCATCAAATGGTCAACTTGCCCAAGGAGTGAATCCGCAGCAGCAAACACTACATTATG GTAGAGATGATCAAGGCAACGCCCTTCCCCCACCACCCTGGGAAGCTCAGCCATCGGACCATCCAGGAGGTATGCAGCTTCAACCGATGCCGAACATTCTGCCCGGAGGTATGCAATCTCAACCCATCCAAGTTGGGCCGATAGCGCCCACAGGCCAGCTTGCACTTCTCCAGCCTCAGCCAATGCAAAATGCCCAACTCGTCGGCATCTACTCTACAGTATACTCTCAACAAATGATAGGAACACAGTTGGTGGGTGTTCACCAACAACCCATGTATGTATACCCACAGCAACAGGAAACTCAGATCTACAATCAAATAGTGCCAGTGTATGCAACCTATGCGAATCCAAATGAGCTTTCTAGGAGAATGAAATCACTTTCTATGAAACATAATGCTTCATACGGACCCATGAAGCCCACTCCGTCTTCCTCGACTTCCACAAAGCAATCCGATGAGCCCGCCAAGCCCAGAGATAATCTGTTTGGTGATCTTCTCACCTTTGCTAAATCGAAGCAAAATAAACCCCCTGCCGGTACACTTAAGAGCTTGTAG
- the LOC109716412 gene encoding peroxisomal fatty acid beta-oxidation multifunctional protein: protein MAGIRVSMDVGGDGVAVITISNPPVNALHPAIISGLKEKYAEAMNRGDVKAIVLTGDNGKFSGGFDINVFAQIHKTGDLSSLPDVSVELVVNIMEDARKPSVAAIQGLALGGGLELAMGCHARISTPEAQLGLPELTLGVIPGFGGTQRLPRLVGLKKAIEMMLQSKSITATEGKEYGLIDALVSPKELIEISRQWALDIAERRKPWISSLRRTDRLGSLSEARQILQAARQQAKRIAPNMPQHQVCLDAIEEGVNFGGYAGVLKEAKLFKELVLSSTSKGLVHVFFAQRATSKVPNVTDVGLKPRQIKKVAVIGGGLMGSGIATALILSNIPVVLKEVDTKFLQRGQKLIAANLEGLVKKGSLTQDKMKKALSLLEGVLDYSEFRNVDMVIEAVIEKIPLKQSIFADIEKACPPHCILATNTSTIDLNIVGERTHSQDRIIGAHFFSPAHVMPLLEIVRMEKTSPQVILDLMNVGKIIKKVPVVVGNCTGFAVNRTFFPYSQGAHLLVHLGVDVFRVDRVISKFGMPMGPFQLQDVAGYGVALAVKDIYDSAFKGRLFKSGLVELMVENGRQGKSNGKGYYIYEKGSKPRPDPSVHSIIEESRRRTNIMPGGKPINVSDQDILEMIFFPVVNEACRVMDENIVVRASDLDIASVLGMGFPRYRGGLVFWAETVGAPYIYSRLNKWAELYGGFFKPSPYLEERAKNGLPLSLPSTSSSQASRARL from the exons ATGGCCGGGATCCGCGTCTCCATGGACGTCGGAGGCGACGGGGTCGCCGTGATCACCATCTCCAACCCCCCCGTGAATGCGCTGCATCCCGCGA TTATCTCTGGATTGAAGGAGAAGTATGCTGAAGCAATGAACAGAGGCGATGTCAAAGCCATCGTGCTAACCG GTGACAATGGCAAGTTTTCTGGAGGATTTGATATCAATGTTTTTGCCCAGATACATAAGACTG GAGATCTCTCGAGTCTTCCGGATGTATCTGTTGAACTCGTGGTGAACATAATGGAAG ATGCTAGGAAGCCTTCTGTTGCAGCCATTCAGGGTCTCGCTCTGGGTGGTGGCCTGGAATTAGCAATG GGTTGCCATGCTCGCATATCTACCCCAGAAGCTCAACTTGGCTTGCCAGAATTGACTCTTGGAGTTATTCCTGGATTTGGAG GTACCCAGCGTTTGCCAAGGCTCGTGGGGTTGAAAAAAGCCATAGAGATGATGCTG CAATCAAAGTCGATCACGGCTACAGAAGGGAAAGAATACGGCCTTATAGATGCCCTTGTCTCTCCAAAAGAGTTGATTGAGATATCACGACAGTGGGCTTTAGATATTGCAGAGCGCCGAAAACCTTGGATTAGTTCTCTCCGTCGAACAGACAGACTTGGGTCTCTTTCTGAAGCACGTCAGATCTTGCAAGCTGCGAGGCAGCAGGCTAAGAGGATAGCTCCTAATATGCCCCAACACCAAGTCTGTCTCGATGCAATCGAAGAGGGTGTTAACTTCGGAGGATATGCTGGTGTTCTGAAG GAAGCAAAGCTTTTCAAGGAGTTGGTGCTGTCAAGCACTTCAAAGGGGCTTGTTCATGTCTTTTTCGCACAACGTGCTACTTCAAAG GTACCAAATGTTACTGATGTTGGTCTGAAACCAAGGCAGATAAAAAAAGTTGCTGTGATTGGTGGCGGTCTAATGGGTTCTGGAATAGCGACTGCTCTTATTCTAAGTAATATTCCTGTTGTGCTTAAGGAGGTTGACACCAAGTTTCTACAGAGAGGACAGAAACTAATAGCAG CAAATCTAGAAGGCTTAGTGAAGAAAGGCTCTTTGACACAGGATAAGATGAAGAAAGCCTTATCACTTCTCGAAGGTGTCTTGGATTACTCGGAATTCAGGAATGTTGATATGGTTATAGAG GCTGTCATTGAAAAGATTCCGTTGAAGCAGTCAATATTTGCTGATATTGAAAAAGCCTGTCCTCCCCACTGCATTCTGGCCACCAACACTTCGACCATTGATCTAAATATTGTTGGAGAGCGAACGCATTCCCAAGATCGGATTATTGGGGCTCATTTTTTCAG TCCTGCTCATGTAATGCCTCTACTGGAAATTGTCCGGATGGAGAAAACATCGCCGCAAGTAATCCTGGATCTCATGAATGTTGGGAAGATCATAAAGAAGGTCCCTGTTGTAGTTGGAAACTGTACAGGCTTTGCAGTCAATCGCACTTTCTTCCCATACTCCCAAGGAGCACATCTCCTAGTTCATCTGGGTGTGGATGTGTTCAGAGTTGATCGCGTAATAAGCAAGTTTGGCATGCCAATGGGTCCCTTCCA ACTCCAAGATGTGGCTGGTTATGGAGTGGCTTTGGCAGTAAAAGATATATATGATTCTGCTTTTAAGGGTCGGCTATTTAAATCTGGCCTAGTTGAATTGATGGTTGAAAATGGAAGACAAG GCAAGAGCAATGGTAAAGGTTACTACATATATGAAAAAGGTAGCAAACCGCGACCCGATCCTAGTGTACATTCGATTATCGAAGAATCTAGAAGACGAACCAACATCATGCCTGGTGGAAAG cCCATTAATGTCAGCGACCAGGACATTTTGGAGATGATTTTCTTCCCAGTTGTTAATGAGGCATGCAGGGTCATGGATGAGAATATTGTAGTTCGAGCATCGGATCTTGATATTGCATCTGTTCTTGGAATGGGTTTCCCTAGATACAG GGGTGGCCTTGTTTTTTGGGCTGAGACTGTTGGAgcaccatatatatattcacgGCTAAACAAATGGGCTGAGCTTTATGGTGGGTTCTTCAAACCATCACCATATTTGGAAGAAAGAGCCAAAAATGGCCTGCCATTG AGCTTGCCGAGTACATCTTCATCGCAAGCGTCAAGGGCGCGCTTGTAA